In Thermospira aquatica, the following proteins share a genomic window:
- the purB gene encoding adenylosuccinate lyase, producing the protein MAVYQNPLETRYASKEMLEIFSEETKFLTWRDCWIALAEAEKELGLPITDEQIEDLKKNRENLNLERAREIEKEIHHDVMSHIRAYGEVAQKAAGIIHLGATSCFVTDNTDVILYRRALKLVRKRLVSVIRTLRTMAWEYRKLPVLGYTHLQPAQPTTLGKRISLWLYDFLLDLEEIEYRMEKLMLRGAKGTTGTQASFMELFDGDREKVRKLDHLVAQKLGFEKVVPVSGQTLTRKFDVHILQLLSNIATTAHRACNDIRLMQHSWQVEEPFDKKQVGSSAMPYKRNPILAERITALARYVINDVQNASYTYANQFLERTLDDSANRRISMAEGFLAIDAILILCQRLFSGLKVYPEVIHKIMMQNLPFYATENILMEAVKRGGDRQKLHEVIREYAMQQVAAVREGREFDMLQAMKESGHFPIPEEIWARIRDLSQYVGRAPWQVEEFIAEHVDPVLSRYSNEEDIPAEIRV; encoded by the coding sequence AAACGAAATTTCTTACGTGGAGAGATTGCTGGATTGCTCTTGCCGAGGCAGAGAAAGAGCTGGGACTTCCTATAACCGATGAGCAAATAGAAGATCTCAAAAAGAACCGCGAAAATCTTAACCTGGAGCGTGCACGGGAGATTGAAAAGGAGATTCACCATGATGTGATGAGCCATATCCGTGCTTATGGTGAAGTTGCTCAGAAAGCTGCGGGAATTATTCATCTTGGAGCGACCTCGTGTTTTGTCACTGACAACACGGATGTGATTCTTTATCGGCGTGCCCTGAAACTCGTCCGTAAACGCCTGGTGAGTGTGATACGCACCCTGCGCACTATGGCATGGGAGTACCGAAAACTTCCCGTTTTGGGGTACACGCACCTTCAACCCGCGCAACCTACCACCCTGGGAAAACGTATCAGCTTATGGTTGTATGATTTCCTCCTTGATCTTGAGGAGATTGAGTACCGTATGGAGAAACTGATGCTTCGAGGTGCGAAGGGAACAACGGGGACTCAGGCAAGTTTTATGGAGCTTTTTGATGGTGATCGGGAAAAGGTGCGAAAACTTGATCATCTGGTAGCTCAAAAGCTTGGTTTTGAGAAAGTGGTGCCCGTTTCCGGGCAAACCCTGACAAGAAAGTTTGATGTTCATATCCTTCAGCTTCTCTCCAACATCGCGACGACAGCTCACAGGGCTTGTAACGATATTCGCCTCATGCAGCATTCCTGGCAGGTTGAGGAACCCTTTGACAAGAAGCAGGTTGGATCTTCGGCTATGCCTTACAAAAGGAATCCTATTCTTGCTGAACGCATTACCGCGTTAGCTCGTTATGTGATCAATGATGTTCAAAACGCCTCCTACACCTATGCTAATCAGTTTCTTGAACGGACCCTGGATGATTCTGCCAATCGTCGTATCTCTATGGCAGAAGGGTTTCTTGCCATTGATGCAATTTTGATCCTGTGCCAAAGGCTTTTTTCAGGGCTAAAGGTCTATCCTGAAGTGATACATAAGATCATGATGCAGAATCTTCCTTTTTATGCAACAGAGAATATTCTGATGGAGGCTGTTAAAAGGGGAGGGGACAGACAGAAACTTCACGAGGTGATTCGTGAGTATGCCATGCAGCAGGTTGCAGCCGTTCGTGAGGGACGGGAGTTTGACATGCTTCAAGCAATGAAGGAGTCAGGACATTTTCCCATACCAGAGGAGATCTGGGCGAGGATACGCGATCTCTCCCAGTATGTAGGAAGGGCGCCCTGGCAGGTTGAGGAGTTTATTGCTGAACATGTAGACCCTGTTTTGTCTCGGTATTCCAACGAAGAGGATATTCCGGCTGAAATCAGGGTTTAG